Proteins found in one Homalodisca vitripennis isolate AUS2020 chromosome 4, UT_GWSS_2.1, whole genome shotgun sequence genomic segment:
- the LOC124359273 gene encoding uncharacterized protein LOC124359273, translating into MTVMLLDRHTTTQYHQQPQQPVSALKAPLRISYSPSKAMRYYRLWIYTCNAVLLVSVIGFAIVATKILVADPKRALIPGLSLSQPSFLYAYLALITQSGVLQFIGCLGARKLNERLLNIYWLLILLLLIGDGMLGVVWVYRFDRITEELRPVLKQRLALEYGVDSSFTELWDSVQRQYKCCGVDSSHDFQHNLTLHWGISSTIDPLTTSFPITFLPASCCIEAPPVAAALRHFVFTTTTPSSTLVPTSTQSPTTLAQPGGGSIRCMNSSSFYRDGCEERILMWLRQTADILFVLGYCVIAFLKLCFLGILRYEIREMIQKIKILQGELRAGLYLQETPSKAPHIARHEHNNGRIMSDASQGTNTLTARRLVPNEVSTLQAQNSLQNTPLHHINPTAHHRHLSAVMSTDIDSDTNSHCALLIPEDALKQGHNNNYALQEYILKRHHNQM; encoded by the exons ATGACTGTGATGCTCCTGGACCGACACACCACCACACAGTATCATCAGCAGCCTCAGCAGCCAGTCAGCGCGCTCAAAGCCCCTCTCCGCATCTCCTACTCGCCCTCCAAGGCTATGCGCTACTACCGCCTCTGGATATACACGTGCAACGCCGTGCTTCTAGTGTCAGTCATCGGCTTCGCCATCGTCGCGACCAAGATTCTGGTCGCCGACCCCAAGCGGGCCTTGATACCCGGCCTGTCGCTCAGCCAGCCCAGCTTCCTGTACGCCTACCTCGCACTCATCACACAGTCGGGTGTTCTCCAGTTCATCGGCTGCCTGGGCGCTCGCAAGCTCAACGAGCGGCTATTGAACATTTATTGGTTGTTGATCTTGTTGCTGCTCATCGGTGACGGGATGTTGGGTGTTGTGTGGGTCTACCGCTTCGACCGTATAACCGAGGAACTCCGTCCGGTGCTCAAACAGAGGTTAGCACTCGAGTACGGAGTCGATTCGTCATTCACGGAGCTCTGGGACTCTGTGCAAAGACAATACAAGTGTTGTGGAGTGGACAGTAGTCATGACTTCCAGCACAACCTGACGCTCCATTGGG gtaTTTCTTCAACAATAGATCCACTGACGACGTCATTCCCCATCACGTTCCTGCCCGCGAGTTGTTGTATAGAGGCGCCTCCCGTGGCCGCCGCCCTCAGGCACTTCGTGTTCACAACAACCACCCCCAGCAGCACCTTGGTGCCCACCTCCACACAGAGCCCCACCACTCTAGCACAG CCGGGTGGAGGTTCCATCAGGTGCATGAACTCAAGCAGTTTCTACAGAGATGGCTGCGAAGAGAGGATATTGATGTGGCTGCGTCAGACAGCAGATATTCTATTCGTCCTGGGCTATTGCGTCATAGCTTTCCTCAAACTGTGCTTCCTAGGAATTCTCAG GTACGAGATTCGAGAGATGATCCAGAAGATCAAGATCCTGCAGGGCGAGTTGCGGGCGGGTCTGTACCTCCAGGAGACCCCGAGCAAAGCACCTCATATTGCAAGGCATGAACACAACAACGGACGCATTATGTCAGATGCTTCACAAG GAACAAATACCCTGACGGCCCGCCGCCTGGTGCCTAACGAAGTTTCGACACTGCAAGCTCAGAACAGTCTGCAGAACACGCCTCTACACCACATCAACCCCACAGCCCATCACAGGCATCTGTCAGCAGTCATGTCTACTGACATAGACAGTGACACTAACAGTCACTGTGCACTGCTCATTCCGGAGGATGCGCTCAAACAGG